From the Companilactobacillus ginsenosidimutans genome, the window GGAATTAGTGCTAACTGGCACGACGTAATCGGTAAGAGCGGTGTTAACTTAGGTAATATTACTTATGTTATGATGAGTAATCTTGGTTATACATTCGGAACACACATCGGTATGAGTGCTTCAGCAGCTACTGTATTGGGTGCCTGGTTAGCAAGATTTACTGCGTTAGATATGTTTATTCTATACATGGGTGCCTTCTTTGTATTAATTTATTCACCACTCAAATCATTTATTCTGGGAACTCCTAAGGATTTTTGGCCTAAGCGTGTTACTAAATTAAATGACAAGGGAATGCCAGCAAATGCTATGTGGATGCAAGCTATTTTTGTTATCGTGATCATTTTAGCTGTTGATTTTCTTGGTGGCCGTAATGCTAAGAACTTGTATGGTATTTTGACCTTGATGGCTAATGTTGCCACAAGTGTTCCATATTTATTCTTAGTTGGTGCATTTCCATTCTTTAGTATTAACGATGATATTGAAAAACCATATCAATTCTTTAAAAATAAAAAGTTTATGTGGGCAACTTCAATCTTGGTATTCCTAGTAGTATTGTTTGCAATTATCTTTACGCTATTAGAACCAATTATTGAACATCAATATATGGATGCTTTCTGGACAATTCTTGGACCAGTAGCATTCGGTGCAATTGCTTTAATTCTTTATGGGGCATATGCACGAAAACAACGTAATAAGAATTTGAATTAGAAAAAAGCCTTCAATCCGTTTTGGATTGAAGGCTTTTTGATTAGAGTGATTAGTTAATTGGATGTTTATCTGTTAGAGCTTTTGTACGATCGTCAAGTTCTTTAAGCTTATCAGCATCATCATGATACTTAATAGCTTCGACAATGATGCTAGCTACTTCTCTAGAGTCATCTTCATCAAAACCACGTGAAGTAATTGCAGGTGTACCTAAACGTAAACCAGATGTGTATTTTGGTGGCAATGGGTCATTAGGAATTGCTTCTTTGTTAGTAGTGATATGAATCGAGTCAAGAAGATTTTGAACTTCCATACCATTCATATCTGTTTCAGTAAGAACAACATTTAACAAGTGATTATCTGTACCGCCAGTTAGTACTGAAAGGTCATCAGCGTTGTTGATAACTTCAGACATTGCTGCAGCATTTTTCTTTACTTGCTCCATGTATGTCTTGTATTCGGGTTGTAAATCTTCACCAAAGGCAACTGCTTTAGCAGCAATAACATGTTCCAATGGTCCACCTTGTGTACCAGGGAAGATGGCAGAATTAATCTTCTTACCAAGTTCTGGTTTAGCAAAAATCATACCACCACGAGGTCCACGTAGAGTTTTGTGAGTAGTCGTAGTAACAATATCAGCAACACCAATTGGAGTTGGGTGTAGACCAACAGCAACAAGTCCAGCAATATGAGCCATATCGACCATAAGTAAAGCATCTACTGAATCTGCAATTTTACGGAACTTATCGAAATCGATAATTCTACTGTAAGCTGAAGCGCCAGCAACGATAAGCTTTGGCTTAACTTCTTCAGCAATTTTTTGGACATCATCGTAATCGATGAATCCTTCATCGTTAACTCCGTATGAATGGAAATCGTACATTTTACCTGAGAAGTTAACTCGTGATCCGTGAGTTAAGTGACCACCGGCATTTAAATCCATACCTAATACTGTGTCACCGGGCTTTAAAACAGCTTGGTAAGCAGCGGCATTAGCTTGTGAACCTGAGTGGGGTTGAACGTTAACATATTCAGCATTGAATAGTTTTTTGGCACGGTCAATCGCAATTTGTTCGATTTGGTCGATGTATTCACATCCACCATAATAACGGTGTCCAGGATAACCTTCAGCATATTTGTTAGTTAAGACGGAACCTTGAGCTTTTCTTACATTGTCAGAAACAATGTTTTCAGATGCAATAAGTTCGATGTTACGGTTTTGACGATTCTCTTCCTTTTGGATTAGATCAAAAACTTCTTTATCACCATTACTGTATTTCATTGAATCACTCCTTAATTATTATTTACAACACTTGTACCATCAGCATAGTTTATATTGACGCCTTTCTCAACATTGAAAATGTATACATTAAAATATATTTGTTTATCCACGTTACCATTTGTATCCATAGATTCCCCCATCATCTGAACACCTCGGGCTAAAAGTTCGTTTCCTCGATAAATAGGTTGAACTCGATAACGAATAAAATTACTTGGATTTTGTTTCAAATAATATGCTATATCATCTTCATGCTTGAGCATTTCCGGAGCGTTTAATGAACGTGTTCCAGTCATCAAATTCTTCGGATTGTTGTTTTGACCGGTAAGTTGATAACCAATCAAATGAGAACGATTATAAAGCCATCCACCATGAATCTTCTTGTTATGCCAGCCAGTTGGATTGACATACAGTGGCTCTCTTTTAGCAGTTGGCATCAAGCTTTTATTCAACAGTGCATCAGCTCGGATCGCACGATTATAGTTATCCAAATTTTCAAAGCTTTGCCAGGCGCCTTTTTGAACACTGAGGTCCTGTTGTGAGAATGTTGGTTGATTATTATTTACTTCTACCTCTTGTGTTCCATTGTATTTTAAATCAGCAAGCTGGGAGTTTGATTTAACATTGGAAGAGGTAGCTTGTTGTTGATCACTGTTTGACTTATTTTGGTATGATTCATAAGTTCCAGAACCTCCAACAACCACCAATAAAATTCCGAGTGTGAATAATTTTTTACGTTGACGCTTTTTTGGTTTTGTCATAAAAGTGGCAAGTAAAATAATAATACCTAAAACGATTAACGCTAACATATACATGTGATACTTCTCCCTCTGTTATTTTACCAAGATTGTCATGTGAATACCTCATATATGCTTGATATCCACATGTTTAACAAAAACAATTTTATCACATTACGACCATACGTTCGCATTCAACTTGCTTGAAATAATATATTTTTAAAGTTATGATTGAATTATAAATACGAGGAGGTTTCAATATGAAAGTTATTGTAGTAGGTTCATCTCACGGTGGGTACGAAACGGTCGAAGGACTTCTCAAAAAAAATCCCGATACAGAAATTCAGTGGTATGAGAAAGGTGACTTCTTGTCATTCTTATCTTGTGGTATGCAATTGTATCTAGAGGGTAAAGTTAAAAAGGTGAATAGTGTTAGTTATGCTACACCAGAAGAAATGGAAAAGAAGGGTGTTTCAGTATTCTTGCAACAAGAGATCACTGAAATAGATCCAGATAAACACGAAGTAACGGTTGTTAACCAAATTGACAATTCTTCACGTACAGAAAAATATGACAAATTAGTATTGAGTGCTGGTGCAGTGCCAACTCAGATTCCAGTTGAAGGTAGCGACTTGCAAAATATTTATGCCATGCGTGGTCGCGATTGGGCAATTAGATTAAAGGCTAGAACCGTTGATCCAACAATCAATAATGTTGTCGTAATTGGTTCTGGATATATTGGTAACGAAGCTACCGAAGTATTTGCAAAAGCAGGTATGAATGTAACTGTTATTGATATTTTGCCTAGAGTATTGGGCACTTATCTTGATCCAGAATTTACTGATATTCTTGCCAAGAATATGCAAGATCATGGAGTTAATTTAGCAGTCGGTGAAAGTGTTAAGAAGTTTATTGGTAAAGATGGCAAAGTTGCACAAGTTGAAACAGATAAGGGTACTTATGATGCTGACTTAGTTGTTGAAGCAGCCGGTATTCGTCCAAATACAAAGTGGTTGCGCGGAATTCTTCAATTAAATGACGATGGCACTATTTCAACTGACGATTATATGCAAACAAGTCAAAAAGATATTTTTGCTGTTGGTGATGCCACTCATATTAAATTCTTACCTACTGATGGGGAAGCTCATATTTCATTAGCAACGAACGCACGTAGACAAGGTCGCATCGCTGCGTTAAATATCGAAAAGCCAACGAGAAAATTCCCCGGAATTTCTGGTTCATCAGCTTTAACTGTATTTGATTATAAATTTGCGTCAACTGGAATTAAAGATGCAACTGCAGAAGCTTATAAAGCTAATGTGAAATCAGTTTTCGTTACTGATTTATATAGACCTAAATTCGTTCCAGAAGCCGAGAATACGACTGTTTACTTCAAATTGACTTATAATGCTGAAAATCATCAAATTGTTGGTGCTCAAATTATGTCAAAAGCCGATGTAACAGCTAATATCAATGCTATTTCCGTAGCTATTCAAGCTAAATTGACAATCGAAGATCTCGAATATGCCGATTTCTTCTTCCAACCAGGATTTGATCGTCCATGGAATATTATTAATGTTGCTGCACAAAAAGCAGTCGAAGAAGAAAATAAATAATTATCGAATTTATTTAATTGATAAATGAATCTCATATGACTTAAATGACTCGATAAGGCCTTACATGATAGGAAGTTCAGAAGTTGAAAATATATTTTCAACTTCTTTTTTTATGCTTAATTATAAATTTAACGAGTGAATGCACTTTCACAATAGGGATTACTCTAGTAAAATAAGTTTATTAGTTATTTTAAGAGGGATAAATATTATGAATAAAAAGGGACTGCTATCTGCATTGTTGGCAGCGTCACTTATTTTTATCAGCAGTCTAGTTTTTGTTGGAAGGGCTGATGCGGTGTCACTACAATATCAAGTTTTACAGCCTAATGGACAGACTAGCCATGCTGACCAGTATATGGATAAGCCAGCTAATGTAATAATTCAAGATGGAAAATATTATGTTTCAATGTCATCATCCGTTCCGGCTTGGATTGGATCACATCCGGTGACATATACTAGTATCAATAATGGGGATGGGCAAATTGTTAATAATGCTCATGGTGCCAGTTTTAAATTTTCTACCACAAATTTGAGTAAATTAATACCAGTTACAATGCACCTGGATGTAAAGGTAGCTAACGTTAATATGGATGCATTAGTTTATCTGAAGTTTCTAAATGTTCCTGCATTAGATAGCGGGCAAGGTGCTAACCAGCCTAATGCTGATGCAAACAATGTTGGAAATGCTTCTGCTGATGGGAATCAACCGGCTGATAACAAAGATGCTGGAGATGCAACAAAGGCAGATGCTGATGAGAAGAAGGTTACTATTAAGAAACCAGTTAAACTAAATAAGAAAGATTCACCGAAGAAAGAGAAAGATTCCAACGCAGGTTCTTCGGTTATCTATCCAGATAAGGCTAAAAAGAAATCGAATAACAAAGCACATTACATTGAAATTGCTTCAGGTGTTGTAGTTCTTGTAGTTGCGATTGCTGCAGTTGTTTATTATCGTTCACGAAATAAAGCATAAAAAAAGTTTCTGTCTCTTATAATTGAGGGACAGAAACTTATTTTTTTACTCAAAAGCTTTTTTCAATCTGGCGATTCGTTTATCCAAAGGTGGATGGGTATCGAACCAGTCGGCAAAATCTTTCTTCTTTTTTGGATCATTGAAGTATAAAGCTGCACTGGCATCGTCTACCTTTTTCATAGGTTGGTCGTAATATTTTAATTTTGTCAGTGCGTCAATTAATCCTTGCGGATTCTGAGTTAAGTTGGCACCGGATACGTCTGCAAGGTATTCTCGGTTTCTAGAAATGGCTAATTGCACCAAATTGGCAATGATAGGTCCAATTATCATGAAGACCAATCCAACCAACCAGAGGACCAATCGAATTGCTACCCAGCTACTTCCACGGTCTCGGTCGTCAGTAAATGGGAGAACAAAACGATAGGCATTACCAACCAATGTACAAATTAAAATGATTGCAGATGAAAGTGCAACAGAAATGGTTGAAACTCTGATATCAAAATTTTTAACGTGAGAAATTTCATGTGCCATTACACCTTCAAGTTCTTCACGATCCATCATATTGTATAATCCACGAGTAACTGCCACCGCGGCATGCTGAGGGTCACGTCCAGTTGCAAATGCATTTGGACTGTCATCTTCAATAATATAAATATCGGGTAAAGGGATGTCCGCAACCATCGACATATCTTCGACAATATGCCAAAGTTTTGGAGCTTCATCTGCGGAATTAATTTTTCTAGCATTGTTCATCGACATGACAATACTTGTCGATTGAAAATAGGTGACTAAAGCATAAATCAACGCAACTACTAAGGAAAAAATAATCCCGTACCAAATATTGTCAACAAAGAAATACCCAATGAAACTACCTAATGCAGCAAGGACTACGAAGAAAATTGCAAAGATGAAAAATGTTTTTCGTTTATTGCTATCAATTTGCTGGTAGAGCATGGTTTTCTCCTACTTAAAACTTAACTTTTGGAGCTTCTTTTTCAGTTTCAGGAACTGAAATGAAGTCGATTGCTTGGAACTTGTGAATTCCAGCAACGATGTTACGTGGGAAAGTTTCAATTGCTGTGTCATATTGTTGAACTTGACTATTATAAGCTTGACGAGCATATGAA encodes:
- the glyA gene encoding serine hydroxymethyltransferase codes for the protein MKYSNGDKEVFDLIQKEENRQNRNIELIASENIVSDNVRKAQGSVLTNKYAEGYPGHRYYGGCEYIDQIEQIAIDRAKKLFNAEYVNVQPHSGSQANAAAYQAVLKPGDTVLGMDLNAGGHLTHGSRVNFSGKMYDFHSYGVNDEGFIDYDDVQKIAEEVKPKLIVAGASAYSRIIDFDKFRKIADSVDALLMVDMAHIAGLVAVGLHPTPIGVADIVTTTTHKTLRGPRGGMIFAKPELGKKINSAIFPGTQGGPLEHVIAAKAVAFGEDLQPEYKTYMEQVKKNAAAMSEVINNADDLSVLTGGTDNHLLNVVLTETDMNGMEVQNLLDSIHITTNKEAIPNDPLPPKYTSGLRLGTPAITSRGFDEDDSREVASIIVEAIKYHDDADKLKELDDRTKALTDKHPIN
- a CDS encoding DNA/RNA non-specific endonuclease translates to MYMLALIVLGIIILLATFMTKPKKRQRKKLFTLGILLVVVGGSGTYESYQNKSNSDQQQATSSNVKSNSQLADLKYNGTQEVEVNNNQPTFSQQDLSVQKGAWQSFENLDNYNRAIRADALLNKSLMPTAKREPLYVNPTGWHNKKIHGGWLYNRSHLIGYQLTGQNNNPKNLMTGTRSLNAPEMLKHEDDIAYYLKQNPSNFIRYRVQPIYRGNELLARGVQMMGESMDTNGNVDKQIYFNVYIFNVEKGVNINYADGTSVVNNN
- a CDS encoding FAD-dependent oxidoreductase is translated as MKVIVVGSSHGGYETVEGLLKKNPDTEIQWYEKGDFLSFLSCGMQLYLEGKVKKVNSVSYATPEEMEKKGVSVFLQQEITEIDPDKHEVTVVNQIDNSSRTEKYDKLVLSAGAVPTQIPVEGSDLQNIYAMRGRDWAIRLKARTVDPTINNVVVIGSGYIGNEATEVFAKAGMNVTVIDILPRVLGTYLDPEFTDILAKNMQDHGVNLAVGESVKKFIGKDGKVAQVETDKGTYDADLVVEAAGIRPNTKWLRGILQLNDDGTISTDDYMQTSQKDIFAVGDATHIKFLPTDGEAHISLATNARRQGRIAALNIEKPTRKFPGISGSSALTVFDYKFASTGIKDATAEAYKANVKSVFVTDLYRPKFVPEAENTTVYFKLTYNAENHQIVGAQIMSKADVTANINAISVAIQAKLTIEDLEYADFFFQPGFDRPWNIINVAAQKAVEEENK
- a CDS encoding NEAT domain-containing protein encodes the protein MNKKGLLSALLAASLIFISSLVFVGRADAVSLQYQVLQPNGQTSHADQYMDKPANVIIQDGKYYVSMSSSVPAWIGSHPVTYTSINNGDGQIVNNAHGASFKFSTTNLSKLIPVTMHLDVKVANVNMDALVYLKFLNVPALDSGQGANQPNADANNVGNASADGNQPADNKDAGDATKADADEKKVTIKKPVKLNKKDSPKKEKDSNAGSSVIYPDKAKKKSNNKAHYIEIASGVVVLVVAIAAVVYYRSRNKA
- the htpX gene encoding zinc metalloprotease HtpX — encoded protein: MLYQQIDSNKRKTFFIFAIFFVVLAALGSFIGYFFVDNIWYGIIFSLVVALIYALVTYFQSTSIVMSMNNARKINSADEAPKLWHIVEDMSMVADIPLPDIYIIEDDSPNAFATGRDPQHAAVAVTRGLYNMMDREELEGVMAHEISHVKNFDIRVSTISVALSSAIILICTLVGNAYRFVLPFTDDRDRGSSWVAIRLVLWLVGLVFMIIGPIIANLVQLAISRNREYLADVSGANLTQNPQGLIDALTKLKYYDQPMKKVDDASAALYFNDPKKKKDFADWFDTHPPLDKRIARLKKAFE